A window of the Bombina bombina isolate aBomBom1 chromosome 3, aBomBom1.pri, whole genome shotgun sequence genome harbors these coding sequences:
- the LOC128653331 gene encoding bombinins BLP-7/H-BO-like, which yields MNFKYIVAVSFLIASTYARSVKNDEQSLSQRDVLEEESLREIRGIGGALLSVGKSALKGLVKGLAGHFAIEKRTAEDHEMMKRLEAVMRDLDSLDYPEEASEKETRGFNQEEIANLYTEKEKRIIGPILGLVGSALGSLLG from the exons ATGAATTTTAAGTACATAGTTGCAGTGTCTTTTTTAATAGCATCTACATATGCGCGAag tgtaaagAATGATGAACAGTCTCTGAGTCAGAGGGATGTTTTAGAAGAAGAATCACTGAGGGAAATCAGAGGTATAGGAGGAGCCCTCCTAAGTGTTGGTAAATCAGCTTTAAAAGGCTTGGTTAAAGGATTGGCTGGGCATTTTGCGATTGAGAAGAGAACAGCTGAAGATCATGAAATGATGAAAAGACTGGAAGCTGTAATGCGTGATCTAGATTCCTTGGATTATCCAGAGGAAGCTTCTGAAAAGGAAACCAGAGGCTTCAATCAAGAGGAGATTGCAAATCTTTATACTGAAAAAGAGAAACGCATTATAGGGCCAATATTAGGTTTGGTTGGTAGTGCACTTGGAAGTTTACTTGGATAA